GACGATCCAGCATCTCGCGGACGGCGGTAATCTTCTGCAGCGCGGATGGAATAAACTTCTGCCCGCCGAATCCGGGGTTCACCGACATGATCAGCACCAGATCAACCTCAGGCAAAATTTCTTGCAGCAAACTGACCGGCGTTGCGGGATTCAGCGTGACCCCGGCCTTCGCACCTCGTTCTTTGATCAACTGAATCGTGCGATGCAGATGGGGACAGGCCTCCACGTGCACCGTGACGTAGTCCGCCCCGGCCGCAACAAATTCTGGAATGAACGCATCGGCGTTGGTAATCATCAGATGCACGTCGAGCGGCAGCTTGGCGACTTTCTTAATCGATTCAACCACCGGCGGCCCGATGGTGAGATTCGGCACAAAATGGCCATCCATAACATCAATGTGCAGGAGATCCGCGCCGCCCCGTTCAACCGCGGCGATTTCATCGGCAAGCCGGACGAAATCCGCG
The nucleotide sequence above comes from Nitrospira sp.. Encoded proteins:
- the rpe gene encoding ribulose-phosphate 3-epimerase: MSNRVQIAPSILAADFVRLADEIAAVERGGADLLHIDVMDGHFVPNLTIGPPVVESIKKVAKLPLDVHLMITNADAFIPEFVAAGADYVTVHVEACPHLHRTIQLIKERGAKAGVTLNPATPVSLLQEILPEVDLVLIMSVNPGFGGQKFIPSALQKITAVREMLDRLHSPALLEVDGGVKVDNAAQVLAAGADVLVAGSAIFSSRDYAGTIAALRSAGQPASSTMAHAALHR